One genomic region from Cetobacterium sp. 8H encodes:
- a CDS encoding DeoR/GlpR family DNA-binding transcription regulator encodes MLNIERENLILELLKQKESIKLKEIIKILNVSEATARRDLATLEKKELIRRVHGGAILNISSNISKDFNIQYRKNINRTEKEKIAKLAASFVQNDSCIFLDAGTTTLEMIKYFKDLNLKVVTNGLNLIEELETYEIESYLIGGKIKSKTSCTTGFAAVEYLNTFNFDYVFIGANAFNLDGYSTPDSEEAMVKSKAISRGKHVFFLCDSSKFEKNSFINFSPLKAGTLITDASLPEKYSQLTKVEVVK; translated from the coding sequence ATGTTAAATATAGAAAGAGAAAATCTAATTTTAGAACTTTTAAAACAAAAAGAGAGCATCAAACTAAAAGAGATAATAAAAATATTGAATGTGTCCGAAGCTACTGCAAGAAGAGACCTTGCTACTTTAGAAAAAAAAGAACTTATAAGAAGAGTTCATGGTGGGGCCATCTTAAATATTTCTTCAAATATTTCAAAAGATTTCAACATCCAATATAGAAAAAATATAAATCGAACAGAAAAAGAAAAAATTGCTAAACTTGCTGCTTCTTTTGTTCAAAATGATTCTTGTATATTTCTAGATGCAGGAACTACCACTCTAGAAATGATAAAATATTTTAAAGATTTAAATCTTAAAGTTGTTACAAATGGATTAAACTTGATTGAAGAGCTTGAAACTTATGAGATTGAAAGTTACCTAATCGGAGGAAAAATTAAAAGTAAAACTAGCTGCACAACTGGATTTGCCGCTGTTGAATACTTGAATACATTCAATTTTGACTATGTCTTTATAGGGGCAAATGCTTTTAATCTCGATGGTTATAGTACACCAGATTCTGAAGAAGCTATGGTTAAGAGTAAAGCTATTTCTAGAGGAAAACATGTATTTTTTCTTTGTGATAGCTCAAAATTTGAAAAAAATAGCTTTATTAATTTCTCGCCGCTAAAGGCAGGAACTTTAATTACCGATGCATCTCTTCCAGAGAAGTATTCACAGTTAACAAAAGTGGAGGTAGTAAAATGA